The Thunnus thynnus chromosome 13, fThuThy2.1, whole genome shotgun sequence genome segment AAGTTAACTATTGAAGAAATCAAACAAACTCAAGTATAGGGGACATCAGATTACTGCATACCATGTAAAAGCTGATCTAATTATTTACAATAATCCAATTAATGTTATAAATCTActaatttattatcaaaaacaCACCTACTtgtatgaaaaaacaaacaagaaaacagcacATAAACTACAGtttcatgaaaataataaacataaatgataTTAACTTTAAGTCTGGCACTTCATGGTGTTGACGCTCAAACCCAGGATTACTAGCCTGCACACTACAGTAATGCACTAAAGTAGACTGAACACAAATGACTGACAATGAATGAGAACAGGCTCTCTCATAAGTAGTTTACAATCTACATACATCAAAttgaaatatatgttttttttccatatcctCTACTGCCTTGTATTGACattgtcaaaatattttaatttaagttttaaatgaattttttaattttaagtttgATGATCTGTCATCTATAATCCCATTACTTTTCCTCATGTTATAGGTTTTTGCTGTGGTATCGTTTCAGTATCGGTATCGAGATATTTATGCAGGTATCATATCAAAGTCATAATTTTGGTATCATGACGACACTACATCAAAATCAAAAGCTGCTGCaaagtctgataaattgcctcaggTGATGTCACTTGAACGTTGGTTGGgtctgaagactacaagttgaaaaatgaaaacaatctggGAGCTCCTTATCTTTGCTTGAGGCTAGCAGCTtaaggctacattagccgctactagcataacgaACCCAAATCTGTGACCAAATTGGCAGTGGTTGAGTTGCATTTTGGGTGATGTAggtgccaggttttgacaaagaagaagaatatgtggaataaaaaagatgatatctctggttcttctgcatcaattttgataatttggggggggggctgtAGTTGAGCAAAAACTCAGAAGAGACTcggcagccagacatttctccgcTCTCTGTTTAAGAGCGGCTGAgactgacactaaaatgagaatagctggttcACCTTAGGTGAGCCTGGTCAGattagggctgggcgatatgaccaaaatctcatatcccgatATAGGTCATGTCATATCCCAATAACGATACCTATCCCGATgtagcacattttaattcaatgaataaatagttggtcTGTCCCCTCCGTCTCCCCCCGCCGGCATAAAGCTGCCTCCGTGTTCTTTTACATAGCATGCAGGTGTTCCAGATTGTGAGGTGTGActgagatcagactgatcagagctgtaaactctgccatgagagAGGACAAAGACGTTACCAGGACGagaggaggacatttctcttcgtttgataacattaaaagttaagttagacttttctgtcggcttcccgactttaaaaaagacgagagaaaaagagagagagagcagctgtggtcaagttagctagagagtgaatgaagagagggagcgctggtagcgagaaagccagtgaatcagatcaataaaacgttattttctgattgtttcacagcagttacgttctaaaggacaaacacgcccacacccccacacacctccgctcaacaCTGCGGATGTACGCTGCACCGCCCGGTTTGGTCTGAGTACGGGTTAAGGGGTtatagagagcagaggagagtagtgCAACCAGAAATGACAGTAAAACgcagcagagactctcacacttagctgaaattaaaagagtgcacataaatttggtacataacataaataaagacagtctctactgcgttttgctgtcgtTTATAGTCACCGTCTCGCTGCTTCTTTGCTCTTTCTCAGCGCTGCGGGACTGAGCTCAGCGGTGGAGAGCCGACAACTAAActcgttatgttactgtaagtgcaataaaagctttgccagtaaaaagccaagaagagtaatttatcaatgtcatccatgcaaaagatggacagactccaaatgacgaAAAATATTGCCGcaaagagtgtgatttgtgtCACAACGATATAAATGATAGAGCATAACATGAAACGTTTTTCTCTCATCACACGATATATTTATCAtcatatcacacagccctaggtcaggttaggctaacccattgtcacttcggggctaacccccttcactttcccagcagttggggaaacaatagacaagacttttctttgtctcgAGAAGCTACAGCATTTATTaaatgacacactgtagcctatactgtacatttactgcaagATTGATAACTTCCTGCTAACCCTTtcatctgctctgctcacattcaccgtcacttttctgcagCTCGCTTTTCATCTGGTATTCTGAATGCATCTgcagaaatgtataaaatgttcCAAAATTGCATCTGGTTCCTCAGGTTATTTTCTATATAATACGCTAAAGCCCATCTGCACACCCTTTAATGTTGGCAAACTTTTACTGGAATTTACACTGGCCAGACATCTCTTTCTGAACACATTTCTTCTCCTTGACCTATCAGATTTTACTCGCTATATACACACGCCCACACTGGTATAGCCTTTAACCAATATGAAGTCATGCACAGACTAAATTCTGTGTAATTAGCAGCATTTTAATTCCAAAGGCCTGCTTAATATATGTGACAGTGTTCGATAGGATTAGGCCGATCTGCTCGGACCAAGGCTACCAGGTCAGGCAAGGAAATGAGAACGAAGGCTAAACTTTATAGCCAGAGGCTCCCAGATGATTGTGAATTAAAGATGATGGTGAACCTTTGCTCACATGGCTTCAGATGAGCAAATCCAGTCTGACCTGCTCTTAAAGAAGCAGCTACTATCagatgcagctttaaagtggGAAACTGACCACAGGATCAGCCCACAAGGTCAAATACTTCACAACTCAAAACCCTGTTTTTGCAATCAGGGGGATGTGTTGCGTGGTGTGTCTGGAATGTGCAAGTAAGCCTTACTTTaagaattttcatattttatgaaccATATATTCCAAATGAATCATCTTTGCATTGATGCAATCAGATGTAATTTCACAACATTATCTATTCAGTCCAGTATCTAGTGGGGAATGATGGCCCCATTCATCTGATATATCCCACATATCACCAGGGTCTTTTTGAGGGTGGTGAAGCATAGCTAATGCATGTTGCTTTGTTGGGCTTGAATGAGAGATGCCATGCGTGCCTACAGTAACAATCATTTGCATTTTGGCTCTCACTGTCAGCCTACAGATTAGCTGAAAGGAGGGTGTGCCCTGAGTATTTACCGCCACTGTGAGAACAACCAGGAAAACAATTATGAAACCAAATATGAATGGCGTCAATACCAGAGGAGTATGCCcagaaaaattaattaaaaacacattgctTCATCCCATGTCATACAAACCGcctcttttgtttttgagcCTTTTGTTTACGGAAGTTATTGCAACAGGAATTTGTGTATGTTGGCAAAGTATCGGAGGATTTGGATGTAAGGCCATGACGCTGTTTAGTGAAAATTGTATTATTTGTCAGTGACGATCACACGCACTCATGGCTATGTTGTATTACATCCTTTCAGTCCTTAGTGTTGAAGGACGCCTCATTTATTTTCAGGTAGTTGTTCTGCTTTAACCTTGCACAGCAGTTTGCCGCAGAGCTGTTCCTGTGAAAGCATGTGGCAGCGGTACTCGGAGTCGTTCAAGTTTAAAGCTTCTATCTGATCTGCAGGTTGTTTAGAGTATACAGGTAGCACGGCTCCCTGCTTTGCCTCTCAAATGATCTGCgcctcttcctcttccctccctGAGCAACAGCATCACATGACAATGACCTCATCTTTACATGTGTCTGATGAAACTAAGCCTGGCCAATAGAGGTCTTTACCTCTGCAGCATGATCCGTCCACTGAGAATGCCCAGACCAGGTGGTGATTGTATCATTGAGTGTCCTACCTGTTATAAAACgcaacacacagacagtggTGCTCTTCTGTCCTTTCCAGCCCCGCCAGCTTGTCTAGTCATTTgcccttttcattttcattcccCGGGCTCtttatgggattttttttttttcattggatCATGATTCTCAAGGTTATTGTGCagtacagattttttttttttttttttgctagaggtgtgcatgtgtgtaagcACTTCCATCTGTGCGCCTGTGAAGTGTTTGAGCCCAAGTGAGAGTTCTTGTCTGGCTGAGCTCGGGGCAATTTAATTTCCTCTCCTCCGTGGTCTCATCTCGCATATCACTGTTATTACTACTGATGTTCTGATCCCCAGTGAAGTTGGGAGGATAGGTTTCCCTCCCCTGAGAACCAGGTGGAATTTTAACAGAATTACCTGTTTATAAGGCTAATATGTACAAGATGAGCACAGCCCCAGTGTGAGAATACCTTCATTGCTGCTCCAGAAACTAGTCTTCCAGTCAGAAACAAGAGCAGTGAGGCAAATTTGCTGTCGACACACTAAAAACCTCACTCAATTCGTATCCCTTTGTTTTGCTCCTCTCGTGCTTCCTTTGAGTGCTCTGCCTCCTCTGATGGGTTCattattctttctctcctcctgccaTGTTTAGTTTTTCCTTGTCTCCACCCAGGGGTATTGCTGTGCATATGCCTGGTGTTGATCGTGGCACAGAAAAGCCTGTTGATGAGTGTCTCCAAGGAAATGTGGAAGAATATACCAGTGTCTGTGAAAGAGAATGAGAACTCTTTTCATTgttgtttgcttttcttttgcCCTCCTTGTTCTTTTACtcgtgtttttattttttcccctcctccaTAAGCCCCACTACAAGCTACGAGGCTTGTTGTTGGCTCCACCTGGGCTTCATTTCTAGGCATTTCCTTGCTGCTTTCATGACctagacagtgtgtgtgtgtgtgtgtgtgtgtgtgtgtgtgtgtgtgtgtgtgtgtgtgtgtgtagggtagGGAGGTGGTTTGGACAGAATTGGGGGGCTACTGTTCTTTGTTGACACAGCAGGTGTTGATTTGGCTCCACAGTGGTCGCTTTGTTTGTTCCACCTTAATTCTTCTTAACCACAAAAAGGGCAAAGCAGCACAAGCTGGCAGGCTGAAGGGCATTGCAGAGATAAAAAGGAGGGTACTTTTTCTCTTCCATATATTTTGGTTGGTTCAGTGAGCAAGGCCTTAGCTTTCAGACAGCACACAACTGTCATTtcaaggttttatttgttttctcgAAGGACTTTTTATAAACGGATAAGTCAGATACAGCACATCATTCTAAGTTTAACTTCCTAACTCAAACTCTCCTTTCCATGACCAGGTGATCCTGTACTCAGGTGACAGGGCCTATGAAGACTACTACCCCCCCATGAGGGGTCGAGTCCATTTCAACTCAGCCGACCCCAAGAACGGCGACGCCTCCATCAACCTGACGGGGCTGAAATCGTCAGACTCGGGCACCTACCAGTGTAAGGTGAAGAAGGCTCCTGGTATCCGCAGCAGGAAGATGCTGCTGATTGTCATGGGTGAGTGGAACGGTCGCTACAGGAAGACAAACCACTGAACGCACTTTGGTGTTAGGCGAgcagtcttcttttttttttctctctcatagGGTAAATTCACTCTCACTACACAGCGGAAATGCACCAAATCACACGCCCTTTGCCCTCCTTGGCTGTTTTGATGTAATCCCTTCTAAAATCGAGTGCATAACCTTCCCAGAGGCTGTGGAGCATTGCCCCCTTTGTGATACAATGCTGTATTCACCCGAGATGCTCTGTGGTTGTCTAAAATGATAATCctcatttgttttggttttttttacactaaatATTGCGGccttgatttattatttatcacaaGTATTAGTTTTGATgagcaaaattatttttttgtgttttgcagtttatcaaatgttttaaattacaacactcattttaaatgaacCGAATATTTGATGCTGTTGGTATGCAAATACTagacatttttatataatatttccCTATAATAATATGATTACTAGGGCTACAACCAACGATTGTTTgcattatcaattaatatgttgattattttctcaattaatcaatttaatgTTTGGTCTATAACATTTCAGAAAGCTGTAAAAattgttgatcactgtttcccaaagcccaaaatgatgtcctcaaatatATTTGTCccaacccaaagatattgacTTTACTATCTCATACAGGACTGAAGaacccagaaaatattcattcatatatataatgttcatttgagaggctggaaccaaagaattttgtcttttttttcctcaaaaaaagacaaagttgGCAATTAATgatctgttgatcaactaattgattaatcaagtaattgttAAGCtctaataattacatttattgaCTTTGAAACCTTAATCAACACCTTAGATAGTACAGGCAAAGGTAATCAAACAAATAATCTGGAATATTACAATGATATCTtgtcttttgaaaaatgtggaCAAACAGTAGAAATGCAGTCTATGCACTCAGCTGGCTTTTTATTGTAGAGGATGAGATGGGTGACACATCAGAGTTGTATAAGTCAGATGATTCCCTCCctaggcaaacacacacactcaggcacaGTGGCCTTGCTGGTCATTCAACTGACTAAATGATGTCGAAAGTGAATTGCCTCCCGAAACCTGCCTGGTATTTGCATATGGGAAAAACAAGTCACATGCGCTGCGCCGCACTAGCCTGTGTTGTGAGATAAGCTCTGTATTGTGCTGTTATCGCAGCCCTGTTATCAGAATAGTTTCACCCTTTCTATAGATGGAGCCAGCTTCAGAAAATGGCTGCTGTTCTTGTTGACATGATATCATGTGTACAAAAGTGACCGCACCGCACCAACTAGCTCAACCAGAAAGACGTGAGCTGTTGGAAAACAAACAGGTTTCTTAGTAGTCATGTTGTTGCACCACTAAGCACTTCTCTCAGTTCTAATAAAGAGCTACAGTTGACCCAAGAACCATTGACAAAGCCCTTGGGGAGGTTATTAACACAAAAACTGATCTGACCAGAAatggcatttaaaaaattaatcacCACTTATGTTATGGCTGATATATACAGAATGCGCATATATTCACTGTGACAGCTTCTCCTCCCTGCAGCAATTCCTCATTCCTCACCAGTAAAAGAGGTTAGCAAGCAGGCTAATGTTCCTGTTTGACAAACATTTATAAATAGAAATACAATGTCATCTTGGCAGCTCATTATTTTTTCCAAACTTCCTAGTTTGAGGCATAATGTTGGCATATATAGAATAGAATCAGTACAAGCTGAGgttgaatgtaaaaatgtatttagtagCCGTGTATTATGATGTACATGCAAATACTGAATATTATACATAATTTGAattgttgattaattgttgaTCCATTTATATTACATTCATGTGCCTGTGTTAAAGTAACCAAAATCACTTTGTGCCTCTCCTCAGTAaatatttctgaaaacatgTACCAGAGTTATTGCTACTATTTTGTAGCATCTACTGTTAGATATTATTTCTAGTGGTTCTTGTGCTTATTTTGGTTGTTTGTTGCTTGTGATTATTTGATTTTAGCTTTCTTTTGTAAGCTGCTGTGGATAAGAGTATTAGCTAAGTGACTAAAATTTAAATCCAAGTCCTTGGATTGTGGTTAAGTTGCAGACGTTTATAGCTATAGTGTgcataagagagagagagagatagctgGAGGCTACTGAAGCTGACAGGCTGCTAGCTATTGACCCCGGGGGCAGGGGTGTTCTGAGCAAAGAAACACTGACAAGGAGAGGCGAGGACATCTTGCCTGCTCTGCATTTTACCTTCAGGTTGATCTTGTCACAAGGTGGATGGTCCCAGGAACAGAGGAGAAgtgcacaaacataaacacacctcAATATATATATACCGGGTGTCAATGTGCCTTGTCACAGACACTGCCACAtgcaggtatacacacacatgctgacaccCACAGTACACATGGTGTCCTGTGTTCAGGTACTGTACAGGGGCAGGCAGCATCCCTTGTTATGTATTCTCCTCTGGTCACAGCTGGACGTTGAAGTTAACATGAGGAGAGTACCCACCTGCAGCTCAGTGCTGCATGTCAGCAACTCTCACAACTGTTCACTGTTTCTGACTAGACCCCACCTATATGCTCAACATCCAATCATTAAGCTCTGCCTGCCCGAGATATGACGATCCCCATCACATCCAGGATCTCACCACAAAGCTCAACAGCCAATCTCTTGAATTCTGTCTGCCTGCTAGTGCCCACTAGTCGGTTATATTTCACTTTACAATCCAACAATCAGTTGTCGCCTCCCGACCGCAATGCATACCACAATCGAGCTATCCCTTTCTACTTATCTCGTTCACAAGATAGCCTTGTGCAACTCATAAATCTCAGTTCATTGTTCATATAACAGAGCCTGTATCGCTCTGCCCTTTATCTCTCTGTGCTCCTCCAGCCTCTGCCCCCTTCTTCTTTGACCTCATctttcaaacaaataaatctgCTCCTCGGACAGCAGTCCTAATATGAGAAGCTGCGCGTTACAGCCGTAGATGTGTCGAGTTGACTTTCACCTTTTAAAAGATGCATTCAAAATGTCGTAGCTCTCTGACAtttactgtgtgaatgtgtgtgtaggtgcaacacagcagcagcaaagtgCAGGCCAGTGAGTTAGGAGCTGCGCAGCCTTGGACTCCATCACTCTAACATCTGTCCATCAGCACTCGCTTAATTTttgctctctcgctctctggtTTGTCCCCCCTCTATGTCCTTACCCCATGTGTGTTTATTAGATTACTAGGAGCACTCAGTACTGTCAGTCTACTGTTAATCCTTACGGGTTTTGCCTGctaagccccccccccccccctcctgccTGACACCTGGTAGATCTGGAGAGCGCTGTTCCAGGGTTTTGTTGTTACAGAACCCATTACCACACCATGATGTCAGCTCTCTGTCAGTGAACTCAGAGTACAGACTTGGATTGTAGCCTCAGACTTTCTTTATCCAAACATTATCCCTCAtactccttttctctttttctctgccctcccctcccctcccatccCCTCTTCGCCTGGCTGACTGTGTGTCTGGGTTTCACTAGAGTTGGTCTGCTTTTAATTTGgagctctgtttgtttttgaatcCCCCATCTCATCTCCTGCCAACGCTCTGACTGACCGAGGAGTGTTTGCACACATTCAGCTTTCAGACCCTGAACTCTACAtgcacgtgtgtttgtgtgtccaatGGCACACGTTGCCGTCGGACACACTTCTTCGTCGCCATTATCCTGAGTGACAGCTCCTgtaatgacagcagctgtatcAATTACTCTGATTACTGTTCTCATTACGCTGATGACTGCTGCTTTGAGAATGGGAGGGAAGTCAACTCTGGGAGACACTGCAGAAAACTTGCCCACAACATGCAAGATTGAAAAATAGCGGGGTGGTAGGTAGGAGGACTGTTTCGGCTGTGTCTGCTATTTTTCCACCTCAATCACTTCACTCcacttcttttctctccacagTGAAACCATCCAAGCCCAGGTGCTATGCCGAAGGCCCCTCACAGGAGGGCAAAGACATTGTGCTGAGGTGCATATCCAGTGAGGGCACCAACCCCCTGCAGTACAGCTGGGAGAGGACCAGTGACAACAAGCTGCTGCCTGCCTCCGCTGTGATGGGTAATGGACtctttcacaaacaaacaagtagaAAACTGATTTCAAGTCCTACACACAGGTCTTCTTTCAGTTTCACACTGCCATCTCTTCAATGATGTGTTCTTTGCCCTCACTATAGATTCTGCGGGAGGCACCATTAATGTGCGGAACGCATCTGCCAGCGCATCTGGTACCTACCGCTGCACTGCCAGCAATCGTGTTGGCACTGAGGAATGTGTACTGTATCTCAAAGTGACACCTCGTGAGTATTCAGCCAACTTCATATCGGTGCACTTATCTGCATTCAGCCAGTTTGACATTTagacctgctgctctgctgtctgaccactttcaaaaactgtcaaatgtTCAATATCGAGTTAGAGCCCAATCTTGCTTTTGGAATACAAAAGCTTGTTGCTGGGGCAGTACCCTGAACAGATACAATATGGTCCCCTTTCTTTCAAGTCAGTGTTTGTGCCTCTGCCTTTTCTACCTTTAGGGAAAATCGATGTACTCCAAGTAACCAAAAGCTAACTGTAAAAAGTGGTATGATCAAATGGTAAACACTGAGACAAATCAGCTTAAATGTCAGGCTAAATTGGAACAAATATTTTACCTTATATTATCAGAAActgctttgtattgtttgttttttttgttgttttctttatcgGAAGCATCTGGGATCTATTATGATGAGCCAGTTATGGTAAATTAACATTTCAGTGCAGCTAAAGTTCAGCTTTGTTCAGTTTCCTCagcaaaaaaatcaaagatgaagGTGACAGCAGTAAAGGTCATGCCAGTTAATCACAGCTAAACATAGAAAATTAATAGACTGTAGCAAGCCAAGTGTTTCAGATGATAGCAAGGTTAAATGAGAAGTtcacaagtctgtcttaaaacaacagtcaggtgcccatataaaCATTGAAGGAGGTTTTACTGGCTGTAATAATTCATCAGTTCATACTGCTCCCTTCATAATTTGCTTTGTTAGTTTTATGTACTTATGCAAGTGATGGGAAACAAAATCCACACCCCTTcttatgtgtaaaaatgttcttaaaggtttatctaaagctaatttgaggcttcagcagtctgtgttgatcaaatcaaatgaatatcttccaaagttagagcctttttagtacaaaattcctctttttttcttttggacagctgaagcctcaaataagcttcaaataaacatttgaacacattttttgcacagaacaaggactgtggaatttatcccccatcacttacattgtaagcacattagCAAATTCTGGCTCCTGTTATCTTCTAATGACTAGTATAAACaagaggaataattacagcaagaaaaatctgCTCCAATATCCATATGAGCacatgactattgttttaagacagacttgaaaatttgtgaacctgtcctttaaaccATGGTTCCTTCCTCGATTCTACCACCAGTGAACTGAGAATAAGACAAATAAAGTGTAAATTTGATTCACATGTGTGTTGTACAGGGCAGTGCGTCTACTGTTCAGTCTCTTTGAGTAGTAGAGGCTCTGGTACCACACACTGTGACAGCGCTGTCAAACTCAAGTGCTCAAGAACAACTTCTCTTACACCTTTCATTGTTTAGTCTTGTTATTGACCATTTTTACCATCTTGTTGGGCTACAGACTGTGCCAGAGGTACAGAGTTTCTTGCCTTGACTCTTTGACACTCCTCATTAATCCTGCCACTGTTTCAACCTAATCCTTAAGGGCCAGGTATACTCCAAAACAGACCATAGTTCTGTTCTAGTCACATTTGGTGTCTGCATATTGATGTGCAGATGATGAAATTTATGCAGAAAGTATAACTTGCACTTTACTGATTGGAGGATCTCTTGAGTGACATTGATGATTGTTGAACTTCTATTTTGAGGTATTTGCCTTAGTTATATTCAAGTAATTTCTATCCAAATTGCATTTACCAAACCTTCCAATCCTTTTCTTCCTTGTGTTTTCCAGCCCCCAACACTGCAGGCATCATCGCAGGAGCCATAATTGCTGTACTACTGATCCTCATCATTATTGCCATCATCCTCTTCTGCTGTTGCCGTGCCCGTCACAGGAAGAAGTACGAGAAGGAAATCTGCAATGAGATAAGGTACACTCACTAAATCATTAATGGGATTTGGCTCACAGACATAGGATATAGGATATTTTGTATCATTGTGTAGTCTCCACTATATGAGGAATATGTCTCAGCTTGTATAATATTGGATAAAAATGAGAGGATAAAAAATGCCATAGGGTACATATGAGTGTTACTCTCAGGTCTCTTGATTTAATATGACCACCAGTCAtctcagatacacacacacatgcacacaaacatgcctCCAACAGCTCCAACAaccatgaaaatgttttttttttttttctccatcagcgtttttctttttttaccccTCCTCAAATAAACAGCTGTGGTAATCAGTTTGAAAGCTTTGTTTGTTCTGTGGATCCTGTGTCATGTCTGCTGCTGGCTGCCCCCCTCCACTCCCCTCCAGAGCCACCTACCCCTCCCGTCATCCAACTCTCCATCCGGCCCACGGGCTCTGTACAACCCCTGGGCTTACTATCACTCTGCTGCGGACTGAATCTGTCTAAGACCACAATGTGACACTGCTCACGCTGTAGGACAAAGAGGATTAGACCACTGGTCCTGTCTcgtatacacagacacacatattcGCTGAAACACCACAGCATGAAGCTATGGACTACACAAGCTCTGGCCCCTCAGGCTCAGTTTGATCGAGCATTTAACTGGATTATTGCTGCTTATTAGTTGTTAATGTGGTGGCAGAGGGAGTAGAGGGCATAGCTGTATTTGGTTGCTGAGCTCAGTCTCTAAAGGCTATTACACAGTCAGTGTGGCTGCAGTGCAGACGCTGCCCCAACCAATCAAACGGGCCAACTCCAATTATTTGTCCCTCTTTATTGAGTCAAATCATGTTTCGCTCTTGAAATGACTCCTGCAGACTCCTCCAGTATTCATTGTGTTCCTCACTGTGCAAGTCCCAGACTTTTATACTTGTGTACCATCAAACTTCATTATGGTTAATGGCACCTGAGAAGATCATTTTCCATATTCAATTTCTCCAACAGGACACTCATATGAGCTCATGAAAATGAGTTTACAGTCTTGTCTTAATGTCTAAATGTGttgctgtctctgttt includes the following:
- the cxadr gene encoding coxsackievirus and adenovirus receptor homolog; this translates as MELSTGRFCCLLLSLFAGLASGLEITSTGPTSIEKASGQSVKLDCQFSLGPEDSGPLDIEWSLLSSDNQQEDKVVILYSGDRAYEDYYPPMRGRVHFNSADPKNGDASINLTGLKSSDSGTYQCKVKKAPGIRSRKMLLIVMVKPSKPRCYAEGPSQEGKDIVLRCISSEGTNPLQYSWERTSDNKLLPASAVMDSAGGTINVRNASASASGTYRCTASNRVGTEECVLYLKVTPPPNTAGIIAGAIIAVLLILIIIAIILFCCCRARHRKKYEKEICNEIREDVPPPKSRVSTARSFTVGSQRSSLGSMSPSNLHEYALKPQYDKIPSSEEFERPPSHAPLPPPTAARMAGPNLSRMGGIPVMIPAQNRDGSIV